One region of Streptomyces davaonensis JCM 4913 genomic DNA includes:
- a CDS encoding bifunctional DNA primase/polymerase — protein MTGAKTAVEWLASVAPDPEACRWEWERNSLGVALLPAGKAWDVLILPGELGYPTLDVLTRILDRPGPVLVDFGDSRMGFFVPPGTAARWLGTGIRTAGAGTWIVVPYPGRSTGAVRWLVTPDGSGTLTDPALLELAMHEAAAGLATEEDDRS, from the coding sequence ATGACAGGGGCGAAGACGGCGGTCGAGTGGCTCGCGTCCGTGGCACCGGATCCCGAGGCCTGCCGCTGGGAGTGGGAGCGCAACTCGTTGGGGGTCGCGCTGCTGCCCGCCGGGAAGGCCTGGGACGTACTCATCCTGCCGGGTGAGCTGGGCTACCCGACGCTCGATGTACTGACCCGCATCCTCGACCGGCCCGGCCCGGTACTCGTCGACTTCGGCGACTCACGGATGGGTTTCTTCGTGCCGCCGGGTACCGCGGCCCGGTGGCTCGGCACGGGCATTCGTACCGCTGGAGCCGGTACCTGGATCGTGGTGCCGTACCCCGGGCGGTCGACCGGAGCCGTGCGCTGGCTGGTCACACCGGACGGGTCCGGCACCCTCACCGACCCGGCTCTGCTCGAACTGGCCATGCACGAGGCGGCGGCGGGTCTGGCCACCGAGGAGGACGACAGGTCTTGA
- a CDS encoding NAD(P)/FAD-dependent oxidoreductase, whose product MAPSAMSRWTKALSEAQPVPYWLDDPGRPHPEPALTGAETCDLLVVGGGYSGLWTALLAKERDPQRDVVLLEGREVGWAASGRNGGFCAASLTHGLPNGLARWPDEIHKLEELGARNLDEIEAAVARHGIDCDFERTGEIDVATETYQAWELRDWYEDIERRGLAEGVEFLDADAVQEQVASPTFQAGLYDRRGVAMLNPAKLVWGLKAACVRLGVRVYEHTPALTLKPYGAGMAVRTPYGQVRARQVALGTNIFPNLVKRVRAFTVPVYDYALMTEPLTDDQLKEIGWQNRQGLGDSANQFHYFRLSADNRILWGGYDAIYPYGGRVRAEYDDRPETYAKLAGHFFTCFPQLEGVNFTHAWGGAIDTCSRFSAFFGTAHQGKVAYAAGFTGLGVGATRFGADVMLDLLAGEPTERTELEMVRKKPLPFPPEPFAWTGIALTKWSLARADAHGGRRNLWLKAMDRLGLGFDS is encoded by the coding sequence ATGGCCCCAAGCGCCATGAGCCGTTGGACAAAGGCACTTTCTGAAGCGCAGCCGGTTCCGTACTGGCTGGACGACCCCGGCAGGCCCCACCCCGAGCCCGCGCTCACCGGCGCCGAGACCTGCGATCTGCTGGTCGTCGGCGGCGGGTACAGCGGACTGTGGACCGCGCTCCTGGCCAAGGAGCGCGACCCGCAGCGGGATGTCGTCCTGCTGGAGGGCCGCGAGGTGGGCTGGGCCGCCTCGGGCCGCAACGGCGGCTTCTGCGCCGCCTCCCTCACCCACGGGCTGCCCAACGGGCTCGCCCGCTGGCCGGACGAGATCCACAAGCTGGAGGAGCTGGGCGCCCGCAATCTCGACGAGATCGAGGCGGCGGTCGCCCGGCACGGCATCGACTGCGACTTCGAGCGCACCGGCGAGATCGACGTCGCCACCGAGACGTACCAGGCGTGGGAACTGCGCGACTGGTACGAGGACATCGAACGCCGTGGCCTCGCCGAGGGCGTGGAGTTCCTGGACGCCGACGCGGTGCAGGAACAGGTCGCCTCGCCGACCTTCCAGGCCGGTCTGTACGACCGCCGGGGCGTCGCCATGCTCAACCCGGCCAAGCTGGTCTGGGGCCTGAAGGCGGCGTGCGTCCGGCTCGGCGTCCGCGTCTACGAGCACACGCCCGCCCTCACCCTGAAGCCGTACGGCGCCGGAATGGCCGTCCGGACCCCCTACGGGCAGGTCCGCGCCCGCCAGGTCGCCCTCGGCACCAACATCTTCCCGAACCTGGTCAAGCGGGTGCGCGCCTTCACCGTCCCCGTCTACGACTACGCCCTGATGACCGAGCCGCTCACCGACGACCAGCTGAAGGAGATCGGCTGGCAGAACCGGCAGGGCCTCGGCGACAGCGCGAATCAGTTCCACTACTTCCGGCTCTCCGCCGACAACCGGATCCTGTGGGGCGGCTACGACGCGATCTATCCGTACGGCGGCCGGGTGCGCGCCGAGTACGACGACCGACCGGAGACGTACGCCAAGCTCGCCGGGCATTTCTTCACCTGCTTCCCGCAGCTGGAGGGCGTGAACTTCACGCACGCCTGGGGCGGCGCGATCGACACCTGCTCGCGCTTCTCGGCGTTCTTCGGCACCGCCCACCAGGGCAAGGTGGCCTACGCGGCGGGCTTCACCGGCCTCGGCGTCGGCGCCACCCGCTTCGGTGCGGACGTGATGCTGGACCTGCTGGCCGGTGAGCCCACCGAGCGCACCGAACTGGAGATGGTCCGCAAGAAGCCGCTGCCCTTCCCGCCCGAGCCGTTCGCCTGGACCGGGATCGCGCTGACCAAGTGGTCGCTGGCCCGCGCGGACGCGCACGGCGGGCGGCGCAACCTGTGGCTGAAGGCGATGGACCGGCTGGGGCTCGGCTTCGACAGCTGA
- a CDS encoding ABC transporter permease — MAFVNWLKRHFVVIAGLITLGYLLLPNVVVTVFSFNNPKGRFNYEWQEFSTDAWTDPCGVSGLCDSLTLSLQIAFWATLGATVLGAMIAFALVRYRFRARGAVNSLIFMPMAMPEVVMAASLLTLFLNMGVQLGFWTILIAHIMFCLSFVVTAVKARVMSMDPRLEQAAQDLYAGPFQTFVRVTLPIAAPGIAAGALLAFALSFDDFIITNFNAGSTVTFPMFVWGSAQRGTPVQINVIGTAMFLIAVLLVLTSMVISNRRNKQKA, encoded by the coding sequence ATGGCCTTCGTCAACTGGCTCAAGCGTCATTTCGTCGTCATCGCGGGCCTCATCACGCTCGGATATCTGCTGCTGCCGAACGTCGTCGTGACGGTGTTCTCCTTCAACAACCCGAAGGGGCGCTTCAACTACGAGTGGCAGGAGTTCTCCACCGACGCCTGGACCGACCCCTGCGGGGTCTCGGGCCTGTGCGACTCACTCACCCTCAGCCTCCAGATCGCCTTCTGGGCGACGCTGGGCGCCACCGTCCTCGGCGCGATGATCGCCTTCGCCCTGGTCCGCTACCGGTTCCGGGCGCGCGGCGCGGTGAACTCGCTGATCTTCATGCCGATGGCGATGCCCGAGGTCGTGATGGCCGCCTCGCTGCTCACCCTGTTCCTCAACATGGGCGTCCAGCTGGGCTTCTGGACGATTCTCATCGCCCACATCATGTTCTGCCTCAGCTTCGTCGTGACGGCCGTCAAGGCGCGCGTCATGTCGATGGACCCGAGGCTGGAGCAGGCCGCGCAGGACCTCTACGCCGGCCCCTTCCAGACCTTCGTCAGGGTCACGCTGCCGATCGCGGCACCCGGAATCGCCGCGGGCGCGCTGCTCGCCTTCGCGCTCTCCTTCGACGATTTCATCATCACCAATTTCAACGCGGGCTCGACCGTCACCTTCCCCATGTTCGTCTGGGGCTCGGCACAGCGCGGCACGCCCGTTCAGATCAATGTCATCGGTACGGCCATGTTCCTGATCGCCGTACTGCTGGTCCTGACCTCTATGGTCATCAGCAACCGCCGTAACAAGCAAAAGGCATAG
- a CDS encoding ABC transporter permease, which translates to MATVTEAPPLAPAPEKKPPRKRGRWTPYLLLLPGLAWLLVFFALPMVYQASTSVQTGSLEQGYEVTWHFATYWDALTEYYPQFLRSVLYAGSATVLCLLLGYPLAYLIAFRAGRWRNLIMILVIAPFFTSFLIRTLAWKTILADGGPVVGALNSLHVLDVTSWLGMTAGDRVLATPLAVVCGLTYNFLPFMILPLYTSLERIDGRLHEAANDLYAKPSTTFRKVTFPLSMPGVVSGTLLTFIPAAGDYVNADLLGSTDTRMIGNVIQSQFLRILDYPTAAALSFILMFAILIMVTLYIRKSGTEELV; encoded by the coding sequence ATGGCGACGGTCACCGAGGCGCCGCCGCTGGCGCCGGCCCCCGAGAAGAAGCCCCCGCGCAAGCGGGGCCGCTGGACGCCGTACCTGCTGCTGCTGCCCGGACTCGCCTGGCTGCTGGTGTTCTTCGCGCTGCCGATGGTCTACCAGGCCTCCACCTCGGTGCAGACCGGGTCGCTGGAGCAGGGCTACGAGGTCACCTGGCACTTCGCGACCTACTGGGACGCGCTGACCGAGTACTACCCGCAGTTCCTGCGGTCGGTGCTGTACGCCGGGTCCGCGACGGTCCTGTGTCTGCTGCTGGGCTATCCCTTGGCGTATCTCATCGCCTTCCGGGCCGGCCGCTGGCGGAACCTGATCATGATCCTGGTGATCGCGCCGTTCTTCACCAGCTTCCTGATCCGGACCCTCGCCTGGAAGACGATCCTCGCGGACGGCGGGCCGGTCGTCGGCGCGCTCAACTCGCTGCACGTCCTGGACGTCACCAGCTGGCTCGGCATGACCGCCGGGGACCGGGTGCTGGCCACGCCGCTCGCGGTCGTCTGCGGTCTGACGTACAACTTCCTGCCGTTCATGATCCTGCCGCTCTACACCTCGCTGGAGCGCATCGACGGCCGGCTGCACGAGGCCGCGAACGATCTGTACGCCAAGCCGAGCACCACCTTCCGGAAGGTCACCTTCCCGCTGTCGATGCCCGGTGTCGTCTCCGGGACGCTGCTCACCTTCATCCCGGCCGCCGGTGACTACGTCAACGCCGATCTGCTCGGCTCCACCGACACCCGCATGATCGGCAATGTCATCCAGTCGCAGTTCCTCAGGATTCTCGACTATCCGACGGCGGCGGCGCTCTCCTTCATCCTGATGTTCGCGATCCTCATCATGGTCACGCTCTACATCCGCAAGTCGGGGACGGAGGAACTGGTTTAA
- a CDS encoding ABC transporter ATP-binding protein — protein MTDVTNKNDNTGDVRLTGISKTYGSFTAVHPLDLTVPQGSFFALLGASGCGKTTTLRMIAGLEEPTSGTVFLGDQDVTRLPPYKRPVNTVFQSYALFPHLDIFENVAFGLRRRGIKSVKKQVEEMLELVQLGEQARKKPHQLSGGQQQRVAVARALINHPKVLLLDEPLGALDLKLRRQMQLELKRIQTEVGITFVHVTHDQEEAMTMADTVAVMNAGRVEQLGAPADLYENPRTTFVANFLGTSNLIEAEVDTKSGDEIVVKAGGGKLSLPSERCSAATTTGGKVLVGVRPEKISLAHADDAGEIPEGRNRVTGKIADASFIGVSTQYIIDSPVCPELAVYVQNVDRDARLVPGADVVLHWNPAHTFGLDAAQDIDAGIQEEAV, from the coding sequence GTGACCGACGTGACGAACAAGAACGACAACACCGGCGACGTCCGCCTCACGGGCATCAGCAAGACCTACGGCTCCTTCACCGCCGTACACCCGCTGGACCTGACCGTCCCCCAGGGCTCCTTCTTCGCCCTGCTCGGCGCCTCCGGCTGCGGCAAGACCACAACCCTGCGCATGATCGCGGGACTTGAGGAGCCGACCTCCGGGACGGTGTTCCTGGGCGACCAGGACGTCACCCGGCTGCCTCCGTACAAGCGGCCCGTGAACACCGTCTTCCAGTCCTACGCCCTCTTCCCGCACCTCGACATCTTCGAGAACGTCGCCTTCGGCCTGCGCCGGCGCGGCATCAAGAGCGTGAAGAAGCAGGTCGAGGAGATGCTGGAGCTGGTCCAGCTCGGTGAGCAGGCCCGCAAGAAGCCGCACCAGCTCTCCGGTGGCCAGCAGCAGCGCGTCGCCGTCGCCCGCGCGCTGATCAACCACCCCAAGGTGCTCCTCCTCGACGAGCCCCTCGGCGCCCTCGACCTCAAGCTGCGCCGCCAGATGCAGCTGGAGCTCAAGCGGATCCAGACCGAGGTCGGCATCACCTTCGTGCATGTCACGCACGACCAGGAGGAGGCCATGACCATGGCCGACACGGTCGCCGTGATGAACGCGGGCCGCGTCGAGCAGCTCGGCGCCCCCGCCGACCTCTACGAGAACCCGAGGACGACCTTCGTCGCCAACTTCCTCGGCACCTCCAACCTCATCGAGGCCGAGGTCGACACCAAGAGCGGCGACGAGATCGTCGTCAAGGCCGGTGGCGGCAAGCTCTCGCTGCCTTCGGAGCGCTGTTCGGCGGCGACCACGACCGGCGGCAAGGTGCTGGTCGGGGTGCGGCCGGAGAAGATCTCCCTCGCGCACGCGGACGACGCCGGCGAGATCCCGGAGGGCCGCAACCGCGTCACCGGCAAGATCGCCGACGCCTCCTTCATCGGTGTCTCCACCCAGTACATCATCGACAGCCCCGTCTGCCCCGAGCTTGCGGTCTACGTCCAGAACGTCGACCGCGACGCCCGGCTGGTGCCCGGCGCCGACGTCGTCCTGCACTGGAACCCGGCGCACACCTTCGGCCTGGACGCCGCCCAGGACATCGACGCGGGCATCCAGGAAGAGGCGGTCTGA
- a CDS encoding polyamine ABC transporter substrate-binding protein produces MEQFEPDRLSPAQVAAMRRSLRNGRASLSRRSMLRASAGGALAVGGLGTLSACGIPAAGKTEGGVSSDDRSAKEKTVSFSNWTEYMDVDESEKHHPTLDAFTERTGIKVKYTEDINDNVEFFGKIKPQLAAGQDTGRDLICVTDWLAARLIRLGWVQKLDPSNLPNAYANLSSQFRSPDWDPGRAYSYVWQGISTVIAYNKKALDGVEVKTLSDLLDNPKLKGRVGFLSEMRDSVGMTLLDMGKDPGDFTDDDFDAAIARMQKAVDKGQIRRFTGNDYTADLTSGDFAACIAWAGDVVQLKADSPDIDFLIPDSGYMTSTDNLLVPNKARHKTNAERLIDYYYEPKAAAELAAYINYVCPVDGVKDELAKIDEDAANNPLIIPDKAMAAKSRAFRSLSSKEETAFETKFAKLTGA; encoded by the coding sequence ATGGAGCAGTTCGAGCCCGACCGCCTGTCCCCGGCCCAAGTGGCCGCCATGCGGCGCAGCCTCCGCAACGGCAGGGCGTCCCTCTCCCGCCGTTCGATGCTGCGCGCCTCCGCCGGCGGCGCGCTCGCGGTCGGCGGTCTGGGCACGCTGAGCGCCTGCGGCATCCCGGCCGCCGGCAAGACCGAGGGCGGAGTGTCCTCGGACGACCGCTCGGCCAAGGAGAAGACCGTCAGCTTCTCCAACTGGACCGAGTACATGGACGTCGACGAGAGCGAGAAGCACCACCCCACGCTCGACGCGTTCACCGAGCGGACCGGCATCAAGGTCAAGTACACCGAGGACATCAACGACAACGTCGAGTTCTTCGGCAAGATCAAGCCGCAGCTCGCGGCCGGCCAGGACACCGGGCGCGACCTCATCTGCGTCACCGACTGGCTCGCCGCCCGGCTGATCCGCCTCGGCTGGGTCCAGAAACTGGACCCGTCCAACCTGCCGAACGCCTACGCCAACCTGTCCAGCCAGTTCCGCTCCCCGGACTGGGACCCGGGCCGCGCGTACTCGTACGTCTGGCAGGGCATTTCGACCGTCATCGCCTACAACAAGAAGGCGCTGGACGGCGTCGAGGTGAAGACGCTCTCGGATCTGCTGGACAATCCCAAGCTCAAGGGCCGGGTCGGCTTCCTGTCCGAGATGCGCGACAGCGTCGGCATGACCCTGCTGGACATGGGCAAGGACCCGGGCGACTTCACGGACGACGACTTCGACGCGGCCATCGCGCGGATGCAGAAGGCCGTGGACAAGGGCCAGATCCGCCGCTTCACCGGCAACGACTACACCGCCGACCTGACCAGCGGTGACTTCGCCGCCTGTATCGCCTGGGCCGGAGACGTCGTCCAGCTCAAGGCGGACAGCCCGGACATCGACTTCCTGATCCCGGACAGCGGATACATGACGTCGACCGACAACCTGCTGGTCCCCAACAAGGCCCGGCACAAGACCAACGCCGAACGGCTCATCGATTACTACTACGAGCCGAAGGCGGCCGCCGAACTCGCCGCGTACATCAACTACGTCTGTCCCGTCGACGGGGTCAAGGACGAGCTGGCGAAGATCGACGAGGACGCGGCGAACAACCCGCTGATCATCCCGGACAAGGCCATGGCCGCGAAGTCCCGCGCCTTCCGCTCGCTGAGCTCGAAGGAAGAGACCGCATTTGAAACGAAGTTCGCGAAGCTGACGGGGGCGTGA
- a CDS encoding gamma-aminobutyraldehyde dehydrogenase, with the protein MHNPGKSIPERFPAHERFAAGAQYIAGRFTQGTSGRTYAVVDPATGEEVLSYELAGVADVDAAVAAARAAFPGWAGATPGERSDALHKLAAVLAERAEDFARAESLQCGKPLKLTREFDVPGTIDNTAFFAGAARHLQGQSAGEYSGDHTSYVRREPIGVVGSIAPWNYPLQMAAWKILPAIAAGNTIVLKPAELTPLTSLLFAEACTEAGIPDGVVNIVTGTGKEAGEHLVGHPDVAMTSFTGSTAVGKRVAEIATATVKRIHLELGGKAPFVVFDDADLEAAANGAVAGALINTGQDCTAATRAYVQRPLYEAFVERTAALMESVRLGDPFAAGTDLGPLISHAQRDRVAGFVERARAYARVVTGGEIPDGKGAYYRPTLIADAAQDSEIVQSEIFGPVLVVLPFDSDDEGIALANDTPYGLAASAWSRDVYRANRATREIKAGCVWVNDHIPIISEMPHGGYKASGFGKDMSAYSFEEYTQIKHVMFDNTAVARKDWHRTIFGDR; encoded by the coding sequence ATGCACAACCCGGGCAAGAGCATCCCGGAACGATTCCCCGCGCACGAGCGCTTCGCCGCCGGTGCGCAGTACATCGCGGGCCGATTCACGCAGGGCACCTCGGGCCGCACGTACGCGGTTGTCGACCCGGCCACCGGGGAGGAGGTCCTCAGCTACGAGCTGGCGGGTGTCGCGGATGTGGACGCCGCCGTTGCCGCCGCCCGCGCCGCCTTTCCGGGCTGGGCCGGAGCCACTCCCGGTGAGCGTTCCGACGCGCTGCACAAGCTGGCCGCCGTTCTCGCCGAGCGCGCCGAGGACTTCGCCCGCGCGGAGTCCCTCCAGTGCGGCAAGCCGCTGAAGCTGACCCGCGAGTTCGACGTACCGGGGACCATCGACAACACCGCGTTCTTCGCGGGTGCTGCCCGGCATCTTCAGGGGCAGTCGGCGGGGGAGTACTCCGGGGACCACACGTCGTACGTTCGGCGTGAGCCCATCGGGGTTGTCGGGTCCATCGCGCCTTGGAACTATCCCCTCCAGATGGCCGCCTGGAAGATCCTCCCGGCCATCGCCGCGGGCAACACCATCGTGCTCAAGCCCGCCGAGCTGACCCCGCTCACCTCGCTGCTGTTCGCCGAGGCCTGCACCGAGGCCGGCATCCCCGACGGTGTCGTCAATATCGTCACCGGGACGGGCAAGGAGGCGGGTGAGCATCTCGTCGGCCACCCGGACGTCGCCATGACCTCCTTCACCGGGTCCACCGCGGTCGGCAAGCGGGTCGCCGAGATCGCCACCGCCACCGTCAAGCGGATCCACCTGGAGCTCGGCGGCAAGGCGCCCTTCGTCGTTTTCGACGACGCCGATCTGGAGGCCGCCGCCAACGGCGCGGTCGCGGGCGCCCTCATCAACACGGGCCAGGACTGCACGGCCGCCACGCGCGCGTACGTCCAACGGCCGCTGTACGAGGCGTTCGTGGAGCGGACCGCCGCCCTGATGGAGAGCGTGCGGCTCGGTGATCCGTTCGCCGCCGGGACCGACCTCGGTCCGCTCATCTCCCATGCACAGCGCGATCGGGTCGCCGGGTTCGTCGAGCGGGCGCGTGCCTACGCGCGCGTGGTGACCGGCGGCGAGATCCCCGACGGCAAGGGGGCGTACTACCGGCCCACGCTCATCGCCGACGCCGCCCAGGACAGCGAGATCGTGCAGTCCGAGATCTTCGGGCCCGTTCTTGTGGTTCTGCCCTTCGACTCCGACGACGAAGGGATCGCGCTGGCCAATGACACCCCGTACGGCCTGGCCGCCTCCGCGTGGAGCCGGGACGTGTACCGGGCCAACCGCGCCACCCGCGAGATCAAGGCGGGCTGTGTGTGGGTGAACGACCACATCCCGATCATCAGCGAGATGCCGCACGGCGGCTACAAGGCGTCCGGCTTCGGCAAGGACATGTCTGCCTACTCCTTCGAGGAGTACACGCAGATCAAGCACGTCATGTTCGACAACACTGCGGTCGCCAGGAAGGACTGGCACCGCACGATCTTCGGGGACCGATAG
- a CDS encoding NADAR family protein, with translation MGKIDSREALIRKVHEGAGVKYLHFWGHRPSPDGRISASCLSQWWPSPFTVNGVSYATAEHWMMAEKARLFSDPDAERRILAAEHPSQAKNAGRLVRGFDEETWTRERFAIVVEGSIHKFTSTEPLRSYLLNTGDRVLVEASPVDRVWGIGLAANDDGAMDPRRWRGPNLLGFALMEARERLRGK, from the coding sequence ATGGGAAAGATCGACTCTCGGGAAGCCCTGATCAGAAAGGTCCACGAGGGGGCAGGCGTCAAGTATCTGCACTTCTGGGGCCACCGCCCGAGCCCCGACGGCCGGATCAGCGCGAGCTGTCTGAGCCAGTGGTGGCCGTCCCCGTTCACGGTGAACGGGGTGTCCTACGCGACGGCCGAGCACTGGATGATGGCCGAAAAGGCCCGCCTGTTCTCCGACCCCGACGCCGAACGCCGGATCCTGGCGGCGGAGCACCCCTCCCAGGCGAAGAACGCGGGCCGCCTGGTCCGTGGCTTCGACGAGGAGACCTGGACACGCGAACGGTTCGCCATCGTCGTAGAGGGCAGCATCCACAAGTTCACCTCGACCGAGCCCCTGCGCTCGTACCTGCTCAACACCGGCGACCGCGTCCTGGTCGAGGCGAGCCCCGTGGACCGCGTATGGGGCATCGGCCTGGCGGCCAACGACGACGGGGCGATGGATCCACGGCGGTGGAGGGGGCCGAACCTGCTGGGGTTCGCGCTGATGGAGGCGCGGGAGAGGTTGCGGGGTAAGTAG
- a CDS encoding DUF4190 domain-containing protein has protein sequence MPSNGMGTTALVLGIVSAGVFCLWPVAIVLGVLALIFGLIGRGKAGRGEATNAGQALAGTICGAAGIVLGFAMLAFVIATR, from the coding sequence ATGCCCAGCAACGGCATGGGTACGACTGCGCTCGTGCTGGGGATCGTCTCGGCCGGTGTGTTCTGTCTGTGGCCGGTGGCGATTGTGCTTGGTGTGCTTGCGCTGATCTTCGGGCTGATCGGGCGGGGGAAGGCCGGGCGGGGTGAGGCCACCAATGCGGGGCAGGCTCTGGCGGGGACGATCTGTGGTGCCGCGGGCATTGTTCTCGGGTTCGCGATGCTGGCGTTCGTGATCGCGACGCGGTAG
- a CDS encoding adenosine deaminase has protein sequence MYVPSCYGAAPHPAPPAYDDPGVTDQPITRVPPHPGRGRRSRGGTLTDHIAAAGSAGTPKDPQDPHDLHPFIAGLPKAELHVHHVGSASPRIVSELAARHPDSRVPTDPEALVDYFTFTDFAHFIEVYLSVVDLIRTPEDVRLLTYEVARDLARQQVRYAELTITPFSSTRRGIDARGFMDAIEDARKAAEAEFGTVLRWCFDIPGEAGLESAEETVRLATDDRLRPEGLVSFGLGGPEIGVPRPQFKPYFDRAIAAGLRSVPHAGETTGPETVWDALTHLGAERIGHGTSSAQDPKLLEHLAENRIALEVCPTSNIATRAVRTLDEHPIREFVRAGVLVTVNSDDPPMFGTDLNNEYAVAARLLELDERGLAALAHSAVDASFLDEPGKARIKAEIDAYTAAWLAP, from the coding sequence ATCTACGTCCCGTCATGCTACGGCGCCGCACCCCACCCCGCGCCCCCGGCCTACGATGATCCCGGAGTCACCGATCAGCCGATCACCCGCGTCCCGCCGCACCCCGGCCGAGGACGCCGTTCCCGGGGAGGAACCTTGACCGACCACATCGCCGCAGCCGGCAGCGCGGGCACCCCGAAGGACCCGCAGGACCCGCACGACCTGCACCCCTTCATCGCCGGACTGCCCAAGGCCGAACTGCACGTCCATCACGTCGGCTCCGCCTCCCCCCGCATCGTCTCGGAACTGGCCGCCCGCCACCCCGACTCCCGGGTGCCCACCGACCCCGAGGCCCTGGTCGACTACTTCACCTTCACGGACTTCGCCCACTTCATCGAGGTGTACCTGTCCGTCGTGGACCTCATCCGCACCCCGGAGGACGTCCGCCTGCTGACGTACGAGGTGGCCCGCGACCTGGCCCGCCAGCAGGTGCGGTACGCGGAACTGACCATCACCCCGTTCTCCTCCACCCGCCGCGGCATCGACGCACGCGGCTTCATGGACGCGATCGAGGACGCCCGCAAGGCCGCCGAGGCCGAGTTCGGGACCGTACTGCGCTGGTGCTTCGACATCCCCGGCGAGGCGGGTCTGGAGTCCGCCGAGGAGACCGTACGGCTCGCGACCGACGACCGGCTGCGTCCGGAGGGCCTGGTGTCGTTCGGGCTCGGCGGCCCCGAGATCGGCGTACCTCGGCCGCAGTTCAAGCCGTACTTCGACCGTGCCATCGCCGCGGGCCTGCGCTCCGTGCCGCACGCGGGCGAGACGACCGGCCCGGAGACGGTCTGGGACGCCCTGACGCATCTGGGCGCCGAGCGCATCGGCCACGGCACCAGTTCCGCGCAGGACCCGAAGCTCCTGGAGCACCTCGCGGAGAACCGGATCGCGCTGGAGGTGTGCCCGACCTCCAACATCGCCACCCGCGCGGTGCGCACCCTCGACGAGCACCCCATAAGGGAGTTCGTCCGGGCCGGCGTCCTGGTCACCGTCAACTCCGACGACCCGCCGATGTTCGGCACCGACCTCAACAACGAGTACGCGGTCGCCGCCCGGCTGCTGGAGCTGGACGAGCGGGGCCTCGCGGCGCTCGCGCACAGCGCGGTCGACGCGTCCTTCCTCGACGAGCCGGGAAAGGCCCGTATCAAGGCCGAGATCGACGCGTACACCGCCGCCTGGCTCGCCCCCTGA
- a CDS encoding glycerophosphodiester phosphodiesterase — MTDHVTAPMTTDVTAVAHRGDPYLFRENTLDSLRSAISRGADAVEIDVRLTRDAVPVLLHDESLKRLWELDRPLRELSADEVRGVTAGGVPTLAEALAATDGHRVMVDLPGAPDLRTTRRIVDVVRESGASDRVYYCAGASAMLAVRAADPAAEIALTWTTLAPPRPALLDAVRPRWLNYRFPLVDRALAERVHKGGHLLSVWTPDTRRSMRRLIGLGVDSITTNRIDTLRALTPANAAPPSPDRRASRA, encoded by the coding sequence ATGACGGACCACGTGACCGCTCCGATGACGACCGACGTGACCGCGGTCGCCCACCGCGGCGACCCGTACCTGTTCCGCGAGAACACCCTCGACTCCCTGCGCTCGGCGATCAGCAGGGGCGCCGACGCGGTGGAGATCGACGTACGCCTCACCCGGGACGCCGTGCCCGTGCTGCTGCACGACGAGTCGCTGAAGCGGCTGTGGGAGCTGGACCGGCCGCTGCGCGAACTGTCGGCCGACGAGGTGCGCGGGGTCACGGCCGGCGGAGTGCCGACCCTGGCCGAGGCCCTCGCCGCGACCGACGGGCACCGGGTGATGGTCGACCTGCCCGGCGCCCCGGATCTGCGCACCACGCGCCGGATCGTGGATGTCGTACGGGAGTCGGGGGCGTCCGACCGCGTGTACTACTGCGCGGGCGCCTCCGCCATGCTCGCGGTCCGTGCCGCCGACCCGGCCGCCGAGATCGCGCTGACCTGGACGACGCTGGCGCCCCCGCGGCCGGCGCTGCTGGACGCGGTGCGCCCACGCTGGCTCAACTACCGCTTCCCCCTGGTCGACCGGGCCCTCGCCGAGCGCGTCCACAAGGGCGGACACCTGCTGTCCGTCTGGACGCCGGACACCCGCCGCTCGATGCGCCGGCTGATCGGCCTCGGCGTCGACTCGATCACCACGAACCGGATCGACACGCTCCGCGCGCTCACACCCGCGAACGCAGCGCCACCGTCGCCGGATCGGCGGGCGTCGCGCGCGTGA